Proteins encoded in a region of the Chryseobacterium piperi genome:
- the eptA gene encoding phosphoethanolamine--lipid A transferase EptA, producing MLKSSLKLSGFALLMSVLNFLFFHLPFFTFVFNNVDYKSFNGIILIISLIIIMLVANFFVYYLIFFLSRYVGKFLLVLTFIINSIAVYFVNTYGVIIDESMIGNVFNTNYQESSSFFSIKLVLYVILLGILPSIYIIKVKIINVPLKKFLITSSLSLLFMLVLAFVNASNWLWIDKNSKTLGGLAMPWSYSVNTSLFYIHEYKKNEKEILLPKATIKDHEKSVVVLVIGESARSQNFSLYGYGKNTNPLLSKVPNLSSFKATSCATYTTAGVKCILEHTNSDKLYEILPNYLYRNDVEVIWRTTNWGEPPVHIKNYQTKESLMPGCKGEGCNYDEILLSGLKEQIEASKKDKILIVLHTSTSHGPSYSKKYPAQFETFKPVCNSVELGNCSQQELINAYDNTIIYTDYILYNVIEDLKQLKEYKSAMLFVSDHGESLGEKNLYMHGVPLSIAPKEQYEIPFIVWVSDGSKQLKPEKDKVLSQNNVFHSVLNFLGIQSPVYNEEMNIFK from the coding sequence ATGTTAAAAAGTAGTCTGAAATTATCGGGTTTCGCTTTGTTAATGAGCGTCCTTAATTTTTTATTTTTTCACCTTCCCTTTTTCACCTTTGTCTTTAATAATGTTGATTATAAAAGTTTCAATGGTATTATTCTCATCATTAGCCTGATTATCATCATGTTGGTTGCCAATTTTTTTGTTTATTACCTCATATTTTTCCTTTCGCGTTATGTGGGAAAATTTTTATTGGTACTCACTTTCATTATTAATTCAATCGCTGTCTATTTTGTTAATACTTATGGTGTTATCATAGACGAAAGTATGATTGGGAATGTTTTCAACACCAATTATCAGGAGTCCAGCAGCTTTTTCTCAATAAAACTGGTACTGTATGTGATTCTATTGGGTATACTACCCAGTATCTATATCATTAAGGTTAAAATTATCAATGTTCCTCTTAAAAAGTTTTTAATCACTTCTTCTCTTTCCTTATTATTCATGCTTGTTTTGGCATTTGTCAATGCGAGTAACTGGTTATGGATTGATAAAAATTCAAAAACATTAGGTGGTCTTGCCATGCCGTGGTCTTACTCGGTCAATACTTCCCTTTTCTATATTCATGAATACAAAAAAAATGAAAAAGAGATCCTATTACCCAAAGCAACTATCAAAGATCATGAGAAATCTGTTGTCGTTTTAGTGATAGGAGAATCAGCAAGAAGCCAAAACTTTTCTTTGTACGGATATGGAAAGAACACCAATCCCCTACTTTCTAAGGTTCCAAATTTATCGAGCTTTAAAGCAACATCCTGTGCAACATACACCACTGCCGGTGTAAAATGTATTTTAGAACATACCAACTCTGATAAGCTGTATGAAATTTTGCCTAATTATCTATACAGAAATGATGTAGAGGTCATTTGGAGAACCACCAACTGGGGAGAGCCTCCCGTTCATATTAAAAACTATCAGACCAAAGAAAGTTTAATGCCTGGTTGCAAAGGCGAAGGTTGTAATTATGACGAAATTCTTTTGAGCGGCCTCAAAGAACAAATAGAAGCAAGTAAAAAAGATAAAATATTAATCGTCCTGCACACCAGTACCAGCCATGGACCTAGTTACAGTAAGAAATATCCGGCCCAGTTCGAAACTTTTAAACCTGTTTGTAACAGTGTTGAATTAGGAAACTGCTCCCAACAGGAACTTATCAATGCTTATGACAATACCATTATTTATACAGATTATATCCTATATAACGTCATTGAAGATCTTAAACAATTAAAAGAATACAAAAGTGCTATGCTCTTTGTTTCAGACCATGGAGAATCTTTGGGAGAAAAAAATCTTTATATGCATGGAGTTCCATTAAGTATTGCCCCTAAAGAACAATACGAAATCCCTTTTATAGTATGGGTATCGGATGGTTCCAAACAGCTTAAACCTGAAAAGGATAAAGTATTATCCCAAAACAATGTCTTTCACAGTGTTCTCAATTTTCTAGGGATACAAAGTCCTGTTTATAATGAAGAAATGAACATCTTTAAATAA
- a CDS encoding phosphatase PAP2 family protein translates to MNKTVINNYNKVSLTLLYLPALLLLSIVFFLYRQDALSIESYVHIQKHCFFFLNSKLSQYPNIQYNLTQFGDALIFLSFLTIFIVYAPKIWEAIVPASLTSALLCSSFKALFTIPRPAAVFDNKTFVIIGKTLSGRNSLPSGHSITIFVVLTILLFAFMPKKLTYKIIWCSAIIIIGLILAFTRVGVGAHYPLDVIIGSILGYIAGVVGIFISQKYNLWTWIKHKNYYLVAILILIVCIIILINKILNENLVIFYLSLMSLITSLYIITRIYVKK, encoded by the coding sequence ATGAACAAAACTGTTATTAATAATTACAATAAAGTTAGCTTAACTTTATTGTATTTACCCGCCTTACTACTCCTTTCGATAGTCTTTTTTCTTTATAGGCAAGATGCCCTGTCTATCGAATCATACGTACACATTCAAAAACACTGCTTCTTTTTTCTAAATTCAAAACTATCACAATATCCCAATATACAATACAACCTTACCCAATTTGGAGATGCGCTTATTTTTTTGTCATTTTTAACAATTTTCATTGTTTATGCTCCCAAAATATGGGAAGCTATAGTTCCGGCATCATTAACTTCAGCTCTATTGTGTAGTTCTTTTAAAGCATTATTTACCATTCCTAGACCTGCTGCTGTATTTGATAACAAAACTTTTGTAATCATAGGAAAAACTTTATCCGGACGTAACAGTCTGCCTTCCGGGCATTCTATAACAATCTTTGTGGTACTCACTATTTTACTGTTTGCCTTTATGCCTAAAAAGCTTACATACAAAATCATCTGGTGCAGTGCCATAATCATTATAGGGCTAATTCTTGCCTTCACAAGAGTCGGCGTTGGCGCTCATTATCCTCTGGATGTCATCATCGGGAGTATTTTAGGATATATCGCTGGAGTTGTAGGTATTTTTATCAGTCAAAAATATAATCTATGGACATGGATCAAACATAAAAATTACTATCTTGTTGCCATATTAATCCTCATAGTTTGTATTATTATTTTAATCAATAAAATACTTAATGAAAACCTCGTTATATTTTATCTTTCACTCATGAGTCTAATCACTTCTCTATATATAATTACCCGCATTTATGTTAAAAAGTAG
- a CDS encoding EamA family transporter, with protein sequence MIGGTVFLGALLPFYLHFFPVQSIIPSFKDMGYLVILVVFCTVGLYIIFAEVLKTIPAFTVNLTFNLEPVYSIILAFIFFNESKQVNLAFYIGLSLIVTSVVMQTLISVKRK encoded by the coding sequence ATGATCGGAGGAACCGTTTTTCTAGGGGCTCTCCTACCGTTTTATCTGCATTTTTTCCCTGTACAAAGCATTATTCCAAGCTTTAAAGATATGGGATATTTGGTTATTCTGGTTGTTTTCTGTACTGTAGGTTTGTACATCATATTCGCGGAAGTTTTAAAAACGATTCCAGCATTTACAGTCAATTTAACATTCAATTTAGAACCTGTTTATTCCATTATCCTGGCATTTATATTCTTTAATGAAAGCAAGCAGGTCAATCTTGCCTTTTATATAGGGCTCTCGCTGATCGTAACCTCAGTAGTCATGCAAACCTTGATATCAGTTAAAAGAAAGTAA
- a CDS encoding EamA family transporter, giving the protein MKKSYLLLHAGVILAGFTGIFGKLITLNEGLLVWYRLLLSSIVLFIVLKSLRIRCSISAREKIHIARVGLLLTLHWLFFYGSIKYSNISIGVVCFCLTSFFTALFKPIIDREPFKISELLLSLLTVLGKSLTTTR; this is encoded by the coding sequence ATGAAAAAATCCTATTTATTATTGCATGCCGGTGTTATACTGGCAGGGTTTACCGGTATATTTGGAAAACTGATAACTCTTAATGAAGGTTTATTGGTTTGGTACCGGCTTTTGCTTTCTTCTATCGTTTTATTCATTGTTCTCAAATCGCTGAGAATCCGCTGTAGCATTTCCGCCCGGGAAAAAATCCATATAGCCCGGGTTGGATTATTGCTTACTTTACATTGGTTATTTTTTTACGGTAGTATCAAGTACTCCAATATTTCCATTGGTGTAGTTTGTTTTTGCCTGACCAGTTTTTTCACAGCTCTATTCAAACCCATCATAGATCGGGAGCCGTTTAAAATTTCAGAACTTTTGCTTAGTCTGTTAACCGTTTTGGGGAAGTCATTAACTACTACCAGATGA
- a CDS encoding bacteriocin-like protein translates to MKNLKKLNRDELKTISGNGLLDNIGGVIGGLGGVVQGVLHDTSVLVGNTLCNVQCVVNGVIQIKLLACGTAC, encoded by the coding sequence ATGAAAAATTTAAAAAAACTAAACAGAGACGAACTAAAAACCATTTCAGGAAATGGATTACTTGACAATATTGGAGGTGTAATAGGGGGCTTAGGTGGAGTAGTGCAAGGCGTACTGCATGATACGAGTGTACTGGTAGGTAATACTTTGTGTAATGTACAGTGCGTAGTAAATGGAGTAATCCAGATTAAACTACTTGCATGTGGAACAGCCTGTTAA
- a CDS encoding bacteriocin-like protein, whose amino-acid sequence MKNLKKLNRNELKTISGEGIFDNIGGVIGGLGGVVGGVVNGVGTIVGGVVHDTGVLVGTTLCNVQCVVNGVIQIKLLSCGSTC is encoded by the coding sequence ATGAAAAATTTAAAAAAATTAAACAGAAATGAGTTAAAAACTATTTCAGGTGAAGGAATTTTCGATAACATCGGAGGTGTTATCGGTGGTCTAGGAGGTGTAGTTGGAGGAGTGGTAAACGGAGTAGGTACTATCGTTGGAGGTGTTGTACATGATACAGGTGTTCTTGTAGGTACTACATTATGCAACGTACAGTGCGTAGTGAATGGAGTAATCCAAATTAAACTACTTTCTTGCGGATCTACTTGCTAA
- a CDS encoding NAD(P)/FAD-dependent oxidoreductase: MKKHIIIVGGGFAGINLIKSLKKDQRFRITLVDVNNYHFFPPLIYQVATSFIQASNISYPFRKLFSNYKNVNFHMGSLLKVDPEHRTIETDTGDLSYDYLVLALGTESNFFGMENVQKNALPMKNIKEALYLRNHMLLNLEEAARNKDPEAVERLQNVVIAGGGPTGVELAGMLAEMGRYIAEKEYPEIKVGHSNLYLIDALPALLSPMSTMAQETAYETLKKLGVKILLNVSVKDYVDNKVMLSDGTSISTQTLIWTSGVVAREVPGIPKESIGRGRRILVDAYNRVEGTQDIYALGDICLQLTDPKFPQGHPQLAQVAIQQGKNLAENLISLADEKTLAPFSYNDEGSMAIISKYNAVVDLPKFSFRGFTAWLTWLFIHIIPLVGFGSKIRLALDWFRLFITNNPSIRLILYPKRSTDKDRQ, translated from the coding sequence ATGAAAAAACATATTATAATTGTTGGTGGTGGATTTGCAGGAATTAATCTTATAAAATCCCTAAAAAAGGATCAACGATTCCGAATTACACTGGTTGATGTAAATAATTATCATTTTTTTCCACCGCTTATTTATCAGGTGGCCACTTCTTTTATTCAGGCTTCTAATATCAGTTATCCGTTCCGTAAGTTATTTTCAAATTATAAAAATGTTAATTTTCATATGGGCAGCTTGCTTAAAGTTGATCCTGAACATAGAACTATTGAGACGGATACGGGAGATTTAAGTTATGATTATCTGGTTCTGGCTTTAGGTACGGAATCTAATTTTTTTGGCATGGAAAATGTGCAGAAAAATGCTCTTCCCATGAAAAATATCAAAGAAGCTCTTTATTTGCGGAATCATATGCTATTAAATCTTGAGGAAGCAGCTCGAAATAAAGATCCTGAGGCTGTTGAAAGACTACAAAATGTTGTAATCGCAGGTGGCGGTCCTACCGGGGTAGAATTAGCAGGAATGCTTGCAGAAATGGGAAGATATATTGCCGAGAAAGAATATCCGGAAATAAAAGTGGGTCATTCTAATCTATATCTCATTGATGCTTTACCTGCTTTACTTTCACCGATGAGTACTATGGCACAGGAAACGGCTTATGAGACTTTAAAAAAACTGGGCGTAAAGATCCTGCTCAATGTTTCGGTAAAAGATTATGTGGATAACAAAGTAATGTTGTCCGATGGCACTTCCATCAGTACTCAAACGTTGATCTGGACATCCGGAGTAGTAGCCCGGGAAGTTCCGGGAATTCCAAAAGAAAGTATTGGAAGAGGAAGAAGAATTCTGGTGGATGCCTATAACCGGGTTGAAGGAACGCAGGATATCTATGCACTAGGAGATATTTGCCTGCAACTTACCGATCCTAAATTTCCCCAAGGACACCCACAGCTTGCTCAGGTAGCGATACAACAAGGGAAAAATCTGGCTGAAAACTTAATTAGTCTGGCGGATGAAAAAACGCTTGCTCCTTTCTCATATAATGATGAGGGAAGTATGGCTATTATTTCAAAATATAATGCAGTAGTCGATCTTCCTAAATTTTCTTTTAGAGGTTTTACGGCATGGCTTACATGGCTGTTCATTCATATTATACCTCTTGTTGGGTTTGGTAGCAAAATCCGTCTGGCATTAGACTGGTTTAGATTGTTTATCACGAATAATCCTTCTATACGATTAATTCTTTATCCCAAAAGATCAACGGATAAAGATCGGCAATAA
- a CDS encoding TonB-dependent receptor domain-containing protein, whose amino-acid sequence MAPINFNFRCRFLSIIMLMGTLAIFAQNTINGLILGPNHKGLSNIPVVLVSSKDSLFNKITSTDSIGTFNFEINQSGVYLIHINSINFKQYKSHPFNLDMNAKTILQFPEIVLEDKVTTIKEVLITAKKPLFTQKTDRLIFNLENSLTSQGGDAIDVLKNTPLLKVDETSISMIGKNILNVLINGRPVALNGEALISYLSTISSDTISKIEIITTPPAQYAAEGNAGLINIILKKNPHLGWNGSLNSSITQRTYFSNSSSINLIYQTEKFSFTGNFLYNNNRISAYEKDQNLFSSGFFSNNRQDKITYSKDFAPSVNVNYKLNSRTDLSLVYEYNGSDFASDDQSTNLFYDHSVLNNKLSNKGYGTIKSNFHRIHGYATHKLDMKGKSIDWGFQWLDNRIENQRNNEINNNQELSYTLNSSLNNYKLGISSLDFDLPFNAIHIKTGMRHTFLNNNSDVSFFDIKNENPILNPALTNIFKYKESIISLYFSSEIKLGNQWIAQAGLRYEDTHYVGRSQADDKTTEIIYGNFFPTFYINYKHSKKSDYSFKYSKRVRRPKLEQLNPFQWFVNPFQYVEGNPLLKPSFSDNFELTYSNNSNLSATLYHSITKGQVSYIVQFLDEGKIQRYSYYNLLDVYQYGMYANYSFTKLKNMETQLSGGYYWQKTKSKDASLVPPTHGNGAHISLNNMYKLSGNNSVQLNYRHNFPSFDGTLNTRAFGFLTLGYRISLLAKRLDIGCTLSTIISKRNEIAYQQVRNNAVLNGQNEYDYQSIRFNLIYKFGNNKVKGSKQKNEAEETSRIK is encoded by the coding sequence ATGGCCCCAATAAATTTCAATTTCAGATGTAGATTTCTTTCTATTATTATGCTGATGGGCACACTTGCTATCTTCGCACAAAATACAATAAATGGATTAATCTTAGGCCCAAATCATAAAGGACTTTCCAATATACCGGTTGTTTTGGTTTCTTCAAAAGACAGTCTTTTTAACAAAATTACTTCAACGGACAGTATAGGAACATTTAATTTTGAAATTAACCAATCTGGAGTTTATTTAATTCATATCAATAGTATCAATTTTAAACAGTATAAAAGTCACCCGTTTAACCTGGATATGAATGCTAAAACAATACTTCAATTCCCAGAAATTGTTTTAGAGGACAAAGTTACGACTATAAAAGAAGTATTAATTACAGCTAAAAAACCTCTTTTTACCCAAAAAACTGACCGATTGATTTTCAATCTTGAAAACTCTTTAACTTCACAAGGAGGAGATGCAATAGATGTGTTAAAAAACACCCCTCTATTAAAAGTAGATGAAACGAGTATTTCAATGATTGGTAAGAATATTTTAAATGTACTTATCAATGGAAGGCCGGTTGCTCTTAATGGCGAGGCTTTGATTTCTTATCTCAGTACAATTTCGAGTGATACAATATCAAAAATAGAAATTATTACGACACCACCTGCCCAGTATGCCGCAGAGGGAAATGCAGGGCTTATTAATATTATTTTAAAGAAAAATCCTCATTTAGGCTGGAATGGAAGTTTGAATTCTTCTATAACTCAGCGCACCTATTTTTCCAATAGCAGCAGTATCAATTTAATTTATCAAACGGAAAAATTTAGCTTTACAGGTAATTTTCTATACAACAATAACAGGATTTCAGCTTATGAAAAGGATCAGAATTTATTTTCAAGTGGTTTTTTCAGTAATAACAGACAGGATAAAATAACGTATTCTAAAGATTTTGCTCCTTCTGTCAATGTTAATTATAAGCTTAATTCCAGGACTGATTTATCGTTAGTTTATGAATACAACGGCTCTGATTTTGCATCTGATGATCAGTCTACCAATTTATTTTATGATCATTCTGTTTTGAATAACAAACTGTCAAATAAAGGCTATGGCACGATAAAAAGTAATTTCCACCGCATTCATGGGTATGCTACTCATAAGCTGGATATGAAAGGAAAATCAATTGATTGGGGCTTTCAGTGGCTTGATAATAGAATTGAAAATCAACGAAATAATGAGATCAATAATAATCAGGAATTATCATATACATTGAACTCTTCCCTAAACAATTATAAATTAGGGATATCGAGTTTGGATTTTGACCTTCCTTTTAATGCCATCCATATTAAAACCGGAATGCGTCATACTTTCCTAAACAATAATAGTGACGTCAGTTTTTTTGATATAAAAAATGAAAATCCTATCCTAAATCCTGCATTAACCAATATATTCAAGTATAAAGAAAGTATTATCTCACTCTATTTTTCTTCAGAAATAAAGTTAGGAAATCAATGGATTGCTCAGGCCGGACTGCGCTATGAAGATACTCACTATGTGGGAAGATCTCAGGCAGATGATAAAACAACTGAAATAATTTATGGTAATTTTTTTCCAACCTTTTATATCAACTATAAACATTCAAAAAAATCAGATTATTCTTTTAAATATTCAAAAAGAGTCAGAAGACCAAAATTAGAACAGCTCAATCCATTTCAGTGGTTTGTCAATCCTTTTCAATATGTAGAAGGCAATCCATTGCTCAAGCCTTCTTTTTCAGATAATTTTGAATTGACTTATTCCAATAATTCTAATTTAAGTGCTACACTATATCATTCTATTACAAAAGGTCAGGTCAGCTATATTGTTCAGTTTTTAGATGAAGGTAAAATACAGCGGTACAGTTATTATAACCTATTGGATGTATACCAATATGGGATGTATGCTAACTATAGTTTTACGAAACTGAAAAATATGGAAACTCAGCTCAGTGGAGGCTATTATTGGCAAAAAACAAAATCAAAAGATGCTTCTCTAGTTCCTCCTACTCATGGGAATGGTGCTCATATTTCATTAAATAACATGTATAAATTGAGCGGTAATAACTCAGTTCAGCTCAATTATAGACATAATTTTCCAAGCTTTGATGGTACTCTAAATACCAGAGCATTTGGATTTTTAACTTTGGGTTATAGAATAAGCCTTTTAGCTAAGCGGCTGGATATTGGATGTACTTTATCTACGATCATTAGCAAAAGAAATGAGATTGCATACCAACAGGTTAGAAATAATGCTGTTTTAAATGGACAAAATGAATATGACTATCAAAGTATACGTTTCAATTTAATATATAAATTTGGCAATAATAAGGTTAAAGGGAGCAAACAGAAAAATGAAGCTGAAGAAACATCCCGGATTAAATAG
- a CDS encoding sensor histidine kinase → MKKISSILFILLILALFNAFQVWIYYRVRLNGDINFYDIPGHITTFLYSLGSLCITLMVWNWLSTFGVRKLKFVYVFFLSIPLFAIYTSVIHIIIRTYYGGPTSFDLLWGNIIFTLSISHFYISGFTIAYLSFKETNTLTKELMESKYEIENMQLQTLKKNIEPHFLFNNLSILSSLARKDSSQVDEFIENFSDVYRYFLLHNSVDSVLLKDELAFLKKYIALTTKRFGGAYSIVLKIENEEGYIVPFALQICLENAIKHNEGSEESPLLIELKRTGDCISVTNPIRPVEISLNTGLGLSNITKRYQLLFGKTVTYQSLNNHFVVELPVIN, encoded by the coding sequence ATGAAAAAAATATCGTCCATCCTATTTATTTTGCTGATTCTGGCTTTATTCAATGCTTTTCAGGTTTGGATATATTATAGAGTGAGGCTTAACGGAGATATCAACTTTTATGATATTCCGGGGCATATTACTACTTTTTTGTATTCACTTGGCTCATTATGTATCACATTGATGGTCTGGAACTGGTTGAGCACGTTTGGAGTCAGGAAATTAAAATTTGTTTATGTCTTTTTCTTAAGCATTCCTCTATTTGCTATTTATACATCAGTAATACATATCATTATAAGAACTTACTATGGAGGGCCTACTTCCTTTGATCTCCTTTGGGGTAATATTATTTTTACATTGTCTATTTCTCATTTTTATATTTCAGGATTTACGATTGCTTACCTGTCTTTTAAAGAAACCAATACTTTAACGAAAGAGCTTATGGAGTCTAAGTATGAGATTGAAAATATGCAATTACAAACGTTGAAAAAAAATATAGAACCTCACTTTTTATTTAATAATTTAAGTATTCTTTCTTCTTTAGCTCGAAAAGATTCCAGCCAGGTAGATGAATTTATTGAAAACTTCTCAGATGTTTATCGTTATTTCTTATTGCACAATTCTGTAGATAGTGTTCTTTTAAAAGATGAGTTGGCATTTTTAAAGAAATATATTGCTTTAACTACAAAACGGTTTGGAGGTGCCTACTCTATTGTTCTTAAAATTGAAAATGAAGAAGGATATATTGTCCCTTTTGCCTTACAGATTTGCTTGGAAAATGCCATCAAACATAATGAAGGCAGTGAAGAAAGTCCATTGCTTATTGAACTCAAAAGAACCGGGGATTGTATAAGCGTTACTAATCCGATCCGGCCTGTTGAAATAAGCTTAAATACAGGATTAGGGCTTTCAAATATCACGAAAAGATATCAACTTCTTTTTGGGAAAACGGTAACTTATCAATCTCTTAATAACCATTTTGTGGTTGAATTACCTGTTATTAATTAA
- a CDS encoding LytR/AlgR family response regulator transcription factor, whose amino-acid sequence MMKIVLIEDEDLNAEQLLFYIRKYDPAINVSAILKSNKEIKEWFTKNQAPSLVFCDIKLLDGNVFSSLHSNLITCPIIFTTAFNDFYQEAFDSNGIAYLLKPISFKSFELAMDKFKRLTPAYEAIDWLSISSVIKKISTQYKERLLIKTNTGTLLLEVKNIMYISTNSGVCQATDHKGRSYEFRQKLSDLADDLDPDIFFQINRGEIININFIELIEPYFNDRLSIKIINHSKRLVTSAAVTPEFRKWIER is encoded by the coding sequence ATGATGAAGATTGTGTTAATAGAAGATGAAGATCTTAATGCAGAACAACTTCTTTTTTATATTAGAAAATATGATCCTGCAATTAACGTATCAGCCATATTAAAAAGTAATAAAGAAATTAAAGAATGGTTTACAAAAAATCAGGCACCCTCCTTGGTGTTTTGCGACATTAAGTTGCTTGATGGTAATGTCTTTTCTTCTCTACATAGCAACCTCATTACTTGTCCCATTATTTTTACAACTGCTTTTAATGACTTTTATCAAGAAGCTTTTGATAGCAATGGTATAGCCTATTTATTAAAGCCGATCAGTTTCAAAAGTTTTGAATTAGCCATGGATAAATTTAAACGGTTAACTCCAGCTTATGAAGCAATCGACTGGTTGAGTATATCGTCCGTGATTAAGAAGATAAGCACTCAGTATAAAGAACGCCTTCTGATTAAAACCAATACGGGTACTTTGCTTTTAGAGGTTAAAAATATCATGTATATTTCAACAAACTCAGGAGTTTGCCAGGCTACTGATCATAAAGGGAGAAGTTACGAATTCCGGCAAAAGCTTTCTGATTTAGCTGATGATTTAGATCCGGATATTTTCTTTCAGATTAATAGAGGTGAAATAATAAACATTAATTTTATTGAACTGATTGAACCATATTTTAACGATCGATTATCTATTAAAATTATTAATCATTCTAAACGATTAGTTACTTCTGCTGCAGTAACCCCTGAATTCAGGAAATGGATAGAACGTTAA
- the istB gene encoding IS21-like element helper ATPase IstB, whose protein sequence is MNQATLEKMKHLKLHGMHRAFSTTMETGSISYTNDELIAYLIESEYDDRESRKVERLITTAKFRYRTFMEEITASSSRNIDKNTIGRLSSCDFISQKQNILITGSTGVGKSFIATAIGYKACTMGYKVMYFSINKLFSKLKMAKADGSYLKEIDRIEKQDLIILDDFGLQSLDNLKRQDFMEIIEDRHGKRSTIIASQLPVSAWHEVIAEQTIADAILDRMVHNSLRIDLKGESMRRKKADQKISSE, encoded by the coding sequence ATGAATCAGGCAACATTAGAAAAAATGAAACATTTAAAGCTCCACGGGATGCACAGGGCGTTTTCCACAACAATGGAAACAGGAAGTATCTCCTATACCAATGATGAACTTATAGCCTACTTGATTGAATCCGAGTATGACGACAGGGAAAGCAGAAAGGTAGAAAGATTGATTACCACAGCTAAGTTCAGATACAGGACATTTATGGAAGAGATTACGGCCTCTTCTTCCAGAAATATTGATAAGAATACTATTGGAAGATTATCTTCCTGCGATTTTATATCACAGAAACAGAATATTCTTATTACAGGCAGTACAGGAGTTGGAAAAAGTTTTATCGCAACTGCCATTGGATACAAAGCCTGTACAATGGGATATAAAGTCATGTACTTCAGCATCAACAAACTCTTCTCAAAGCTTAAGATGGCTAAGGCAGACGGATCTTACCTTAAAGAGATAGACCGAATAGAAAAGCAGGATCTTATTATCCTTGATGATTTTGGATTACAATCCCTGGATAATCTTAAACGTCAGGATTTTATGGAGATTATAGAAGACAGACACGGAAAACGTTCCACTATTATTGCTTCGCAACTGCCTGTAAGTGCCTGGCATGAAGTCATTGCGGAACAAACAATAGCCGATGCAATACTTGACAGAATGGTTCACAACTCCCTGAGAATAGACCTTAAAGGAGAATCGATGAGAAGAAAAAAAGCTGATCAGAAAATCAGCTCAGAGTAA